In Zingiber officinale cultivar Zhangliang chromosome 6A, Zo_v1.1, whole genome shotgun sequence, a single genomic region encodes these proteins:
- the LOC121995950 gene encoding wall-associated receptor kinase 5-like: MIGGSLIDVIDISLEGGYLRVLVAPAKVFGSCRVESGRSAGGVAIAEGVEGAEGGLLDLQGTPYTYHSTNKFMLLGCDAMAIVRNRSGHIISGCVAFCVSNGDKEYGRNDCSGVGCCRTAFPSGLQYATVDLKNIHNLTVSTGLGIQPTEECNEAFLIDGNESSIAVQSIKKPIVLDWSIGNKSCEEVLTKHICGPHAHCNNSLDGLGYQCKCDDGYEGNPYRNPNPHKAAHEDEGCREIDSCKHYAQNCSWKCEKRDRYPYHHCVCPPGTTGDGKKDGDGCKRDTYIEIGLGTSLALLVISLTMGFWVFCELKKRKQRKLKQKHFLQNGGLLLRQYVSENQFFARIFTIEELERATDNFNEKNVVGRGGYGTVYRGTVLPDGEVVAIKKSKFVDETQIEQFINEVVILSKITHRNVVKLLGCCLETDVPLLVYEFISNGTLSQHLHEQRMPTSGRLSWETRLRIATETARALAFLHCKAASVPVVHRDVKSANILLDENCTAKVSDFGASRLIPMNQTHVTTLVQGTIGYLDPEYFQTCQLTEKSDVYSFGVVLLELLTTEKPLSSSRMGTVRNMASDFMEYMVEKDGRVGVLEFLDRQLVWEARTALPVLAVAQLARRCLNLNGEDRPTMTEVAIELTALRRLAMQSEEWRDRRIRMSPRRLTAVDESMFDEEDRLLS; the protein is encoded by the exons ATGATCGGGGGCTCCTTGATCGACGTCATCGATATCTCACTGGAAGGCGGCTACCTGCGCGTGCTCGTAGCCCCCGCCAAAGTGTTTGGCTCCTGCCGCGTCGAATCAGGAAGAAGCGCGGGAGGCGTAGCAATCGCAGAAGGCGTCGAAGGCGCCGAAGGCGGCCTGCTCGACCTGCAGGGCACCCCCTACACCTACCACTCCACGAACAAATTCATGCTGCTTGGCTGCGATGCGATGGCCATAGTCAGGAACCGCAGTGGCCACATCATCAGCGGGTGCGTTGCCTTCTGTGTCAGCAACGGCGATAAGGAATACGGCCGGAACGACTGCTCCGGCGTCGGGTGCTGCCGGACCGCTTTCCCTTCGGGCCTCCAGTACGCCACCGTGGATCTGAAAAACATCCATAACTTGACAGTATCTACGGGGTTGGGCATACAACCGACAGAGGAGTGCAACGAGGCGTTCTTGATAGACGGGAACGAGTCATCCATCGCAGTCCAAAGTATCAAGAAACCGATCGTCCTGGACTGGTCCATAGGAAACAAGTCTTGCGAGGAAGTCCTCACGAAACATATTTGCGGCCCGCACGCCCACTGCAACAACTCGTTGGACGGATTGGGTTATCAGTGCAAATGCGATGATGGCTACGAAGGCAACCCTTATCGCAACCCTAATCCACATAAAGCAGCACATGAAGATGAAGGTTGCCGAG AAATCGACTCTTGCAAGCATTACGCGCAGAATTGTTCGTGGAAATGCGAAAAGAGAGACAGGTACCCGTACCACCATTGTGTTTGCCCACCAGGAACCACAGGAGATGGTAAAAAAGACGGCGATGGTTGCAAAAGAGACACTTATATTGAGATTGGTTTAG GAACTTCGTTGGCTCTTCTGGTCATATCACTAACAATGGGCTTCTGGGTTTTCTGTGAACTGAAGAAAAGGAAGCAGAGGAAATTAAAGCAGAAGCATTTTCTCCAAAATGGTGGCTTGCTGCTGCGACAGTACGTCTCTGAAAACCAATTCTTCGCTCGCATCTTCACCATCGAGGAACTTGAGCGAGCGACTGATAATTTCAACGAGAAAAACGTCGTCGGTCGCGGCGGATATGGGACTGTCTACAGAGGAACGGTGCTGCCGGATGGCGAGGTGGTGGCCATCAAGAAGTCCAAGTTCGTGGACGAGACCCAAATCGAGCAGTTCATCAACGAGGTGGTGATCCTCTCTAAAATCACCCACAGGAACGTGGTCAAGCTCCTGGGCTGCTGCTTGGAGACGGATGTACCGCTGTTAGTCTACGAGTTCATATCCAACGGCACGCTCTCGCAGCATCTTCATGAACAGAGAATGCCTACTTCCGGCCGGCTGTCATGGGAAACTCGGTTAAGAATCGCGACGGAAACGGCACGAGCCCTCGCGTTCTTACACTGCAAGGCCGCCTCCGTTCCGGTCGTCCACAGAGACGTGAAGTCGGCCAACATACTCTTGGACGAGAATTGCACGGCGAAGGTGTCGGATTTCGGAGCTTCGAGGCTGATCCCGATGAACCAGACTCATGTGACGACGCTAGTTCAAGGGACGATCGGGTACTTGGATCCGGAATACTTTCAGACATGCCAATTGACGGAGAAGAGCGACGTCTACAGCTTCGGAGTGGTTCTGCTTGAGCTGCTGACGACGGAGAAACCGTTGTCGTCTTCCAGAATGGGGACGGTGAGAAATATGGCATCGGATTTCATGGAGTACATGGTGGAGAAGGACGGCCGCGTGGGGGTTTTGGAGTTTCTGGATCGGCAGCTAGTGTGGGAGGCCAGGACGGCGTTGCCTGTTCTGGCGGTGGCGCAGTTGGCCAGGAGATGCCTGAACTTGAATGGGGAAGACAGACCGACGATGACGGAGGTAGCAATCGAGCTCACCGCGTTGAGGCGGCTGGCGATGCAGAGCGAGGAGTGGCGGGACCGGCGAATTAGAATGAGTCCGCGCCGGTTGACTGCTGTGGATGAGTCAATGTTCGACGAGGAAGACCGTCTGCTGTCGTAA